From a region of the Pectobacterium aquaticum genome:
- the modE gene encoding molybdenum-dependent transcriptional regulator, with amino-acid sequence MQAEILLTLKLQQRLFADPRRIELLKQIRHTGSISQGAKLAGISYKSAWDAINEMNQLAEQTIVERMTGGKGGGGAQLTRYGERLLQLYDLLAQIQQKAFDVLQEDGLPLDSLLAAIARFSLQTSARNQFFGTVLARSEEQVQQHLDILLADGKTTISALITQQSAERLQLQKGKEVLALIKAPWIDVYAATSNTPAVDNILPGQIQAIQHGVENSEILITLTGGETLCAMVPNALLEQQKLQQGADVKACFNADRVIIATLC; translated from the coding sequence AAATTCGTCATACCGGTTCAATCAGCCAGGGGGCCAAACTGGCGGGGATTAGCTATAAAAGCGCCTGGGATGCCATCAATGAGATGAACCAGCTAGCCGAACAGACCATCGTCGAACGCATGACCGGCGGCAAAGGCGGTGGCGGGGCTCAGCTCACCCGCTACGGCGAACGTCTTCTCCAGTTGTACGATTTGCTCGCGCAGATTCAGCAAAAAGCCTTTGATGTCTTGCAGGAAGACGGTCTGCCGTTAGATAGCCTGCTGGCAGCCATCGCGCGTTTCTCGCTGCAAACCAGCGCCCGTAATCAGTTTTTTGGAACCGTGCTCGCACGCAGCGAAGAACAGGTGCAACAACATCTGGATATTTTACTCGCCGATGGTAAAACAACGATCAGCGCCCTGATTACGCAACAAAGCGCCGAGCGCCTGCAATTGCAGAAAGGGAAAGAGGTGTTGGCACTGATTAAAGCACCGTGGATCGATGTGTACGCTGCCACATCCAACACGCCCGCGGTCGATAACATTTTGCCCGGACAAATTCAGGCCATTCAGCACGGTGTAGAAAACAGCGAAATTCTGATTACGCTGACCGGGGGGGAAACCCTGTGTGCCATGGTGCCGAATGCCTTGCTTGAGCAGCAAAAGCTGCAACAGGGAGCGGATGTGAAAGCCTGCTTCAATGCGGACCGGGTCATCATCGCCACACTTTGTTAA